AATCTTATTACCTTAAATCCCTTTTCGTCAAGCCACTTATCCCTTTTTGCATCATAAAACCTCTTTTCATCGTGCTGTCCCTCATCCACTTCTACAATTAATCTTTTCTCTTCACAAACAAAATGAACGATAAATGGCCCTAAGGGATGTTGTCTCCTAAATTTATATCCACCGATCTTACGAAGACGGAGATGAGCCCACAGTTTTCTTTCTGCTTCTGTAGGATTTTTTCTCAATTCCCTTGCTCTGTTAACCCCCATCCTAACCTTCCCCCTTTATGAAAGGGGGAAGGGATAATTTTTAGATTTCCTGCACATTTCAGGTGGATTGAGGTAC
This DNA window, taken from Thermodesulfobacteriota bacterium, encodes the following:
- a CDS encoding DUF559 domain-containing protein; the encoded protein is MGVNRARELRKNPTEAERKLWAHLRLRKIGGYKFRRQHPLGPFIVHFVCEEKRLIVEVDEGQHDEKRFYDAKRDKWLDEKGFKVIRFWNNEV